In the Parasphingorhabdus halotolerans genome, ATTGGGGTGTCGCCAAGTGGTAAGGCACCGGCTTTTGATGCCGGCATTCGCAGGTTCGATCCCTGCCACCCCAACCAATTCTCATATTTGATAGCTAATGCATTGCTTTGTAATGCGACCAAGCAGCGCAAGGAAAAGCCGGCGGGTTTCCCCGCCGGCTCCTGCGACCCTGATTGGAGGTGCGTGACGAATTCAAATATTGGTTAGCAGCATTCTTGTCAGTAAGTTGTAAATCGTTGTAACGAGAGGCGGGTATTGCTGGTAAATCAAACAAAACTAAGGGTAAATAGAATTGTATTTTTAAAGGGGGGCCATTGGATGTGAATTTCTGTGTTGTGTAATGTGCAGCAATTCGTGCCAGGAGAGACAATATGCGAATCGCAATCGCCGATGACGACAAAGAAATCGTAGAATTTCTGACCAATATTGCCGAGGAGCAGGGCCACGTTGTTGTGGGTCATTCTGACGGGAACGGATTGACCAATTCGCTACTGAGAGACACTTTTGACTTGGTTATTCTCGATTGGAATATGCCAGGCAAAACCGGCATGCAAATTCTGGAGTGGATGGAGAATTCAGTCGATGATCGTCCACCGGTGATCATGATGACCAGCCGGACAGCGAAGCAGGATATCAGCGATGCGCTGAACGCCGGGGCTGATGATTATATCACCAAACCCGAGGATCCGGCAGTAATTGCCGCCCGGATTAATGCTATATTGCGCCGCAATAGTGGCAGTTCTGCAATGGAAACCACCGCA is a window encoding:
- a CDS encoding response regulator transcription factor, which produces MRIAIADDDKEIVEFLTNIAEEQGHVVVGHSDGNGLTNSLLRDTFDLVILDWNMPGKTGMQILEWMENSVDDRPPVIMMTSRTAKQDISDALNAGADDYITKPEDPAVIAARINAILRRNSGSSAMETTAQYGDYILDRIEQKVQHKGKEISLTAKEFELTDIMFRNRDRTLSRRYIMETVWRTNAHLATRTLDMHVSRVRSKLSLTPENGFRIFTVFGYGYRLETLGNGG